A region of uncultured Fibrobacter sp. DNA encodes the following proteins:
- a CDS encoding helix-turn-helix transcriptional regulator produces MYRATPLTEQTALKELGERIRAHRVALDLSREALAEKAGVGKNTLVRLEMGQSVSLSHLVKVLLQFGFAESLVNIVPDYSRSPMMLLRESQKLPQRKRAGRKKKAAANAPWVWGEDK; encoded by the coding sequence ATGTACAGGGCAACACCGCTTACAGAACAAACCGCTCTCAAAGAGCTTGGCGAACGCATCCGTGCGCACCGCGTCGCCCTGGACCTCTCGCGCGAAGCCCTCGCCGAAAAGGCGGGCGTCGGCAAGAATACATTAGTGCGACTCGAAATGGGCCAGAGCGTAAGCCTCTCGCACCTTGTCAAGGTTCTGTTGCAATTTGGATTTGCAGAATCGCTTGTTAACATTGTTCCCGATTATAGCCGTAGCCCCATGATGCTCCTCCGCGAATCGCAAAAACTGCCCCAGCGCAAACGTGCCGGTCGCAAGAAGAAGGCTGCCGCCAATGCGCCCTGGGTATGGGGAGAGGATAAATGA
- a CDS encoding type II toxin-antitoxin system HipA family toxin, with protein sequence MTSVEVQLWGTTVGALYQKEGDEFASFEYAPDFARSGIEPAPVAMPVRSGAIYRFPDLSPATFHRLPGLFVDSIPDKFGNKIIDQWLVQNGRDPKSFTALERLCYTGSRGMGALEFYPVIGPAPVKSEPLEIERLRTLAANILDQRKKVKVRLREKDAFEQIVRVGTSAGGARAKVLIAYDDSTGTVLSGQVRAPEGYGYWLLKFDDIENNRDKENADPAGFGALEYTYSQIAKEAEIEMTECRLLEDGDHRHFMTRRFDRTENGGKLHYQSLTAIAHYDFNIAGAYSYEQAFAIARQIGLSTADIEQMYRRAVFNICARNQDDHTKNIGFLMDKRGNWSLAPAFDVTYAYNPVGRWTGTHQMTFNGKREKFTLDDFKAVAKSAGLVQGRHKRILEQVQDALAGFKKLAKANDVPKKLVQEVANNLIKF encoded by the coding sequence ATGACCTCCGTCGAGGTGCAGCTCTGGGGAACGACTGTCGGGGCGCTCTACCAAAAAGAGGGCGACGAATTCGCCTCGTTCGAATACGCTCCAGACTTCGCCCGCAGTGGCATAGAACCCGCGCCGGTCGCCATGCCCGTACGCAGCGGCGCCATTTACCGTTTTCCGGACCTTTCTCCCGCCACCTTCCATAGGCTGCCGGGGCTTTTCGTCGATTCCATTCCCGACAAGTTCGGCAACAAGATTATCGACCAGTGGCTTGTCCAGAACGGCAGGGACCCTAAAAGCTTTACCGCGCTCGAACGGCTCTGCTACACCGGCTCGCGCGGCATGGGCGCACTCGAGTTTTACCCCGTCATCGGTCCCGCCCCCGTCAAGAGCGAACCGCTCGAAATCGAAAGACTTCGCACCCTTGCGGCAAACATCCTGGACCAGCGCAAAAAAGTGAAGGTCAGGCTCCGCGAAAAAGACGCGTTCGAACAGATTGTCCGTGTCGGGACATCTGCCGGAGGCGCCCGCGCAAAGGTGCTCATCGCCTATGACGATTCGACGGGGACCGTGCTCTCGGGGCAAGTCCGCGCCCCCGAAGGATACGGCTACTGGCTTCTAAAATTCGACGACATCGAGAACAACCGCGACAAGGAAAACGCCGACCCGGCAGGTTTCGGGGCACTTGAATACACCTACAGCCAAATCGCAAAAGAAGCGGAAATCGAAATGACGGAATGCCGCCTGCTGGAAGACGGCGACCATAGGCACTTCATGACGCGCCGCTTCGACCGCACCGAGAACGGCGGCAAACTGCACTACCAGTCGCTTACGGCCATCGCGCACTACGACTTCAACATTGCAGGGGCGTACAGCTACGAGCAGGCTTTCGCCATCGCAAGGCAAATCGGGCTTTCCACCGCCGACATCGAACAGATGTACCGCAGGGCCGTATTCAACATTTGCGCGAGAAACCAGGACGACCACACGAAAAACATCGGCTTCTTGATGGACAAGCGCGGCAACTGGTCGCTCGCCCCCGCCTTCGATGTCACCTACGCCTACAACCCCGTCGGCCGCTGGACCGGAACGCACCAGATGACCTTCAACGGCAAACGCGAAAAATTCACCCTCGACGACTTCAAGGCGGTGGCAAAAAGCGCCGGCCTCGTACAGGGGCGCCACAAGCGCATCCTCGAGCAAGTGCAAGATGCTCTCGCAGGCTTCAAGAAGCTAGCCAAGGCAAATGACGTCCCCAAGAAACTCGTTCAGGAAGTTGCGAATAATTTAATTAAATTTTAA
- a CDS encoding nucleotidyltransferase domain-containing protein, which produces MALCIESDHLEKVQRILALHFEGMEVWAHGARVSGVDLTPDTELELVVISEKPLSFEVMTAIEKAFVDSGLPFRVDIIDWAKLPESLQKQIKKEHEVVQSAAES; this is translated from the coding sequence ATGGCTTTATGCATAGAATCTGATCATTTGGAAAAGGTCCAACGGATCCTTGCCCTCCATTTCGAGGGGATGGAAGTCTGGGCCCATGGTGCTCGTGTTTCGGGTGTGGATCTTACCCCCGATACGGAACTGGAACTGGTGGTGATTTCCGAAAAGCCTCTTTCTTTCGAGGTCATGACGGCCATTGAAAAGGCCTTTGTCGATAGCGGACTTCCTTTCCGCGTAGATATCATTGACTGGGCCAAGCTCCCTGAATCCCTCCAGAAGCAAATCAAGAAAGAACACGAAGTGGTTCAGTCCGCTGCGGAATCCTAG
- a CDS encoding 1-deoxy-D-xylulose-5-phosphate synthase, with protein sequence MLMEKIASPADVKKMDMETLRALAAEIRTALINKISHCGGHLGPNLGFVDATIALHYVFESPKDKIVYDVSHQSYTHKILTGRAEAFLNPDKYWSVTGYTEPCESEHDQFMIGHTSTSVSLALGLATARDVLGEKGNVIAVIGDGSLSGGEAFEGLDNAGEYATNFIVVVNDNEMSIAENHGGLYGSLAELRATQGKSENNYFKSLGFDYLYVEQGNDIESLIAAFKQVKDSTKPVVVHIHTLKGKGYSFAENSKEGFHWTAPFDIPSGVVDWGSGESYGGILGEYLMKKIKADPKVVVIHSAVPAGIGFFADQRKEAGKQFIDVGIAEEHAVALASGLAKGGAKPIYSTHGTFIQRTYDQLSQDLCANNNPATLLITMSGADGMNDTTHLCIFDIPMMSNIPNLVYLCPTCVEEAIAMMDYAIEQTEHPMAIRIPNGVAHRSVAFDKDYSKLNTYKVDKRGSKVALIGLGSYYALAEEATAELAKQGIDATIINPRFATGIDAETLTELCTDHQVIVTLENGVVDGGFGEKIARFYGNSNMRVLVKGLKKEFYDKVPYGQLMERNRLTPKQIVEDILNRL encoded by the coding sequence ATGCTGATGGAAAAGATTGCATCCCCTGCTGATGTGAAAAAGATGGACATGGAAACCCTGAGGGCGCTCGCGGCCGAAATCCGCACGGCCTTGATCAACAAGATTTCACATTGTGGTGGACACTTGGGACCGAACCTCGGCTTCGTAGATGCCACCATCGCATTGCATTACGTCTTTGAATCGCCCAAGGACAAGATTGTCTACGATGTATCTCACCAGAGTTACACGCACAAAATTTTGACCGGACGCGCCGAGGCGTTCCTGAATCCAGACAAATATTGGAGCGTTACGGGCTATACCGAACCCTGCGAAAGCGAACACGACCAATTTATGATTGGCCATACTTCGACTTCGGTGAGCTTGGCACTCGGACTTGCAACCGCCCGCGATGTCCTGGGTGAAAAGGGCAACGTCATCGCCGTCATCGGTGACGGTTCACTCAGCGGCGGCGAAGCATTCGAAGGCCTCGACAACGCTGGCGAATACGCGACGAACTTTATCGTGGTGGTAAACGATAACGAGATGTCCATCGCCGAAAACCACGGCGGTCTTTACGGAAGCCTCGCGGAACTCCGCGCCACGCAGGGCAAGAGTGAAAACAATTACTTCAAGAGCCTCGGCTTTGACTACCTGTATGTAGAACAAGGTAACGACATCGAATCGCTCATCGCCGCGTTCAAGCAAGTGAAAGATTCCACGAAGCCTGTGGTGGTGCACATCCACACGCTCAAGGGCAAGGGCTACAGCTTTGCCGAAAATTCCAAGGAAGGTTTCCACTGGACAGCGCCTTTTGATATCCCAAGTGGCGTAGTGGACTGGGGCAGCGGAGAATCTTATGGCGGCATTCTCGGCGAATACCTGATGAAAAAAATCAAGGCGGACCCGAAGGTGGTCGTGATTCACTCTGCGGTGCCCGCAGGTATCGGGTTCTTTGCAGACCAGCGTAAGGAAGCAGGCAAGCAGTTCATTGATGTAGGCATCGCTGAAGAGCATGCCGTTGCACTCGCCTCGGGCCTTGCCAAGGGCGGCGCGAAACCCATCTACAGCACTCACGGCACGTTTATCCAACGCACCTATGACCAGCTTTCGCAGGACCTTTGCGCGAACAACAACCCGGCCACATTGCTCATTACCATGTCCGGTGCCGATGGCATGAACGATACGACGCACCTCTGCATTTTCGACATCCCGATGATGAGCAATATTCCAAATCTGGTGTACCTCTGCCCGACATGCGTGGAAGAGGCCATCGCCATGATGGATTACGCCATCGAACAGACGGAACATCCAATGGCTATCCGCATTCCAAACGGAGTCGCACACCGGAGTGTAGCATTCGACAAGGATTACTCCAAGCTGAACACGTACAAAGTAGATAAACGCGGAAGCAAGGTCGCCTTGATCGGTCTCGGCAGCTACTACGCCCTCGCCGAAGAAGCCACAGCGGAACTTGCGAAACAGGGAATCGATGCGACCATCATCAACCCGCGTTTTGCAACGGGCATCGATGCCGAAACGCTCACGGAACTATGCACCGACCATCAGGTGATCGTGACACTCGAAAACGGCGTAGTCGATGGCGGCTTCGGCGAAAAAATCGCCCGATTCTACGGCAACAGCAACATGCGCGTACTCGTAAAGGGCCTCAAGAAGGAATTCTACGACAAGGTCCCCTACGGGCAGCTCATGGAACGTAACCGCCTCACGCCCAAGCAGATTGTGGAAGATATTTTAAATAGACTCTAA
- a CDS encoding penicillin-binding protein activator: MKSLLPLVLVAGLATALFAQDEVAQAKSLIQNGKCAEAVAPLSKVYKSNFRKPAGEKAAVMLTECYLREHKRDDALKLSSRFLEYYVNSAYRERMELANAIVTVEQGNVYEGVEAMLRILAYTKNPAAKNRTKDVAIQTIAASLMTADQLQALLEKYPVDKDIIGWLQLQIGRECQNSKRYRAARYWYKKVIAGGVAENLSSTAEKGLESLEGQGAGMPTVLVLAPLSGDFAEFGAAAIQGVILAHEKAGLKGKVNLRVADTRADAAQALLRTQQAINQDSVVAVVGPIMSAPAATVAAWLGSNFQNIPMLTPTATDDGIAKMGPNIFQVNITMDNLAKSIADFATKCLSIREFAVLSPLGGYGASMSQSFTSAVERRGGSVIAFRNYEEGRPDYKTEFSLLRDVRFKQLNRRRNIAKGASDLDAVNAKERKFYMQDSTFEIPGIFIPATNPGDAGLMAGQVAFNKISGVLLGASGWYGRELLIQGKRQVDSSYFSVPAMDMDGGNENLKKFVGDFKERWGDEPGEDKVSGLSYDAANIVFSSLAKKPNSLTNAINNTANFQGVYGEIKFKRGMNTNTKIVTVNKGKFETVEGCPAK; the protein is encoded by the coding sequence ATGAAAAGTCTTTTACCCCTTGTACTGGTCGCGGGTCTTGCGACCGCCTTGTTCGCCCAGGATGAAGTTGCCCAGGCGAAGTCCCTAATCCAGAACGGCAAGTGCGCCGAGGCGGTGGCTCCGCTCTCGAAGGTCTACAAGTCCAATTTCCGCAAGCCCGCAGGCGAAAAGGCCGCGGTCATGCTCACGGAATGCTACCTGCGCGAACACAAGCGTGACGACGCCCTTAAGCTTTCGTCGCGTTTCCTGGAATACTACGTGAATTCGGCCTACCGCGAACGCATGGAGCTTGCGAATGCCATTGTGACGGTCGAACAGGGGAACGTTTACGAAGGTGTAGAGGCCATGCTCCGCATTCTGGCCTACACCAAGAACCCCGCCGCTAAAAACCGTACCAAGGACGTGGCTATCCAGACGATAGCGGCTTCGCTCATGACGGCGGACCAGTTGCAGGCGCTGTTGGAAAAGTACCCGGTCGACAAGGATATCATTGGTTGGCTGCAGCTACAGATTGGCCGCGAATGCCAGAACTCCAAGCGTTACCGTGCCGCCCGCTACTGGTACAAGAAGGTGATTGCCGGAGGCGTTGCCGAAAATCTTTCGAGTACGGCCGAAAAGGGACTGGAATCCCTGGAGGGCCAGGGTGCTGGTATGCCTACGGTGCTGGTGCTTGCGCCCTTGTCGGGTGACTTTGCCGAATTCGGTGCCGCAGCCATTCAGGGGGTGATTCTCGCCCATGAAAAGGCTGGACTGAAGGGCAAGGTGAACCTGCGCGTGGCCGATACCCGTGCCGATGCCGCCCAGGCGCTTCTCCGTACCCAGCAGGCAATCAACCAGGATAGCGTGGTTGCCGTTGTGGGCCCCATCATGAGTGCGCCTGCCGCAACCGTTGCCGCATGGCTTGGCAGCAATTTCCAGAATATCCCGATGCTTACCCCGACAGCGACCGACGACGGTATCGCCAAGATGGGACCGAACATTTTCCAGGTGAACATCACCATGGACAACCTCGCGAAAAGCATTGCCGACTTTGCAACCAAGTGCCTTTCTATCCGCGAGTTCGCGGTGCTCAGCCCGTTGGGCGGTTACGGCGCCTCGATGTCGCAGAGCTTTACCTCGGCGGTGGAACGCCGTGGCGGAAGCGTTATCGCTTTCCGCAACTACGAAGAAGGCCGCCCCGACTACAAGACCGAATTTAGCCTGCTCCGCGACGTGCGCTTTAAGCAGCTGAACCGCCGCAGGAACATCGCCAAGGGCGCCTCCGACCTCGATGCGGTGAACGCGAAGGAACGCAAGTTCTATATGCAGGATTCCACGTTCGAGATTCCGGGCATCTTTATTCCGGCGACCAATCCGGGCGATGCGGGCCTTATGGCGGGCCAGGTGGCGTTCAACAAGATATCGGGCGTCCTGCTCGGTGCTTCGGGCTGGTACGGCCGCGAACTTCTGATTCAGGGCAAGCGCCAGGTGGACAGCTCGTATTTCAGCGTACCTGCCATGGACATGGACGGAGGCAACGAGAACCTGAAGAAGTTCGTGGGTGACTTCAAGGAACGCTGGGGCGATGAACCCGGTGAAGACAAGGTAAGTGGCCTCAGCTACGATGCGGCAAATATCGTTTTCAGTTCGCTTGCTAAAAAGCCGAACAGCCTGACGAACGCCATCAACAATACGGCGAATTTCCAGGGCGTGTACGGCGAAATCAAGTTCAAGCGCGGCATGAACACGAACACGAAGATCGTGACCGTGAACAAGGGCAAGTTCGAAACTGTCGAAGGCTGCCCTGCGAAGTAG
- the sfsA gene encoding DNA/RNA nuclease SfsA yields the protein MQYGKIVKATFVSRPNRFIAHVNIEGQKTVVHVKNTGRCRELLLPGAVVYLEQSTNLARKTPYDLIAVEKVTPRGTVLVNMDSQAPNKVAAEWIRANKRRFPKLQLVRPEYTFGNSRFDFYIEFAGRKMFLEVKGVTLEHDGFATFPDAPTERGIKHLTELTRIKSERLAAEDGTSYECGVLFLIQMKGCKRFGPDDNIHPEFGKALRNAQKAGVEIFVIDCKVAPDSLVADKPITLIL from the coding sequence ATGCAGTACGGAAAAATTGTAAAGGCGACATTCGTTTCTCGGCCAAACCGCTTTATAGCCCACGTGAACATCGAGGGGCAAAAGACCGTGGTTCATGTGAAAAATACGGGCCGATGCCGGGAACTTTTGTTACCCGGTGCGGTTGTTTACCTTGAACAGTCCACGAATCTCGCTCGCAAGACTCCTTATGACCTGATTGCGGTAGAGAAGGTTACGCCTAGAGGCACTGTTCTCGTAAACATGGACAGTCAGGCCCCCAACAAGGTGGCAGCAGAATGGATTAGAGCAAACAAGCGGCGTTTCCCAAAATTGCAGCTGGTTCGCCCTGAATACACCTTCGGGAACTCTCGGTTCGATTTCTACATCGAATTCGCGGGCCGCAAGATGTTTTTGGAAGTGAAGGGCGTCACCCTGGAGCACGACGGCTTTGCCACCTTTCCCGACGCCCCTACGGAAAGAGGAATTAAGCACCTGACAGAATTGACCCGCATAAAATCGGAACGTTTGGCCGCCGAAGATGGCACTTCCTACGAATGCGGCGTTCTGTTTCTCATTCAAATGAAGGGATGCAAGCGTTTTGGCCCCGACGACAATATCCATCCTGAATTCGGCAAGGCGCTTCGAAATGCCCAAAAGGCGGGTGTGGAAATTTTTGTGATTGACTGCAAGGTTGCACCGGACAGTCTCGTAGCCGACAAGCCTATTACGCTGATTTTGTAA
- a CDS encoding radical SAM protein — MKNSFIYNPLHVLLVSSNFCRKNEPRDAYGASCLAGAFWNSPANAGDTLDVFTSDLNRFQKMNGDFNIDWNLVASEVVTRVLIGGYNVVAFSVFGWCEKMVALAGAELRRRIPDIFIMLGGASIFGSEEELRRRFPFADMFTLSYGEKIFANLRHYINQGVSRMMDLPKFGELESPYLSGVISLGGGVDTVRAETRRGCSFRCSFCKHRDTLSGKVYRIDNYERHLDELKLFKDRGVKKLNVLDPLFNDYEGHGEQYLKLIRKVDFAGKVTLQIRPELLTERFMEEASLNPNVSFEIGVQSLDPAVLKTIQRGGNKTEAQLREKLDRCRELGIATMVTLIYGLPLQTYDSFARDIGIVKSYGVGKVGAFPLQVYEGTKLAEDIGQYGLTLKEDAFGIPEVVDNPSHDFEKMRRLAETI, encoded by the coding sequence ATGAAAAACTCCTTCATCTACAATCCGCTTCACGTGCTGCTTGTGAGTAGTAATTTCTGCCGCAAGAACGAACCTCGCGATGCTTACGGGGCCAGCTGCCTTGCCGGCGCGTTCTGGAACAGTCCTGCCAATGCAGGCGATACGCTTGATGTGTTCACTAGCGATTTGAATCGCTTTCAGAAGATGAACGGCGATTTCAATATTGACTGGAATCTCGTTGCAAGCGAGGTTGTTACCAGGGTGCTCATTGGTGGGTACAATGTGGTCGCGTTCAGCGTGTTTGGCTGGTGCGAGAAGATGGTTGCACTCGCTGGCGCGGAACTTCGCCGACGCATTCCGGACATCTTCATTATGCTGGGGGGAGCCTCCATTTTTGGGAGTGAAGAGGAACTTCGCAGGCGTTTTCCGTTCGCGGATATGTTTACGCTCAGCTACGGCGAAAAGATATTCGCGAATTTACGCCACTATATCAACCAAGGTGTTTCACGTATGATGGATTTGCCCAAGTTTGGAGAACTTGAATCTCCGTATCTTTCGGGCGTCATCTCCCTTGGCGGTGGTGTTGATACCGTGCGGGCTGAAACTCGCCGCGGTTGCTCTTTCCGCTGTTCCTTCTGCAAGCATCGTGATACGCTCTCGGGCAAGGTGTATCGCATCGATAATTACGAGCGTCATCTCGATGAACTCAAGTTGTTCAAGGATCGCGGGGTGAAAAAGCTGAACGTTCTGGATCCGCTCTTCAATGATTACGAAGGCCACGGGGAACAGTACCTAAAGTTGATTCGCAAAGTCGATTTCGCAGGAAAAGTCACGCTGCAGATTCGCCCGGAACTGCTGACGGAACGCTTCATGGAAGAGGCTTCGCTGAATCCGAATGTGAGTTTCGAGATTGGCGTGCAGAGTCTTGATCCGGCTGTATTGAAAACTATTCAGCGTGGCGGTAACAAGACCGAGGCGCAACTTCGCGAAAAGCTGGATCGTTGCAGGGAGCTTGGGATCGCGACGATGGTCACCTTGATTTACGGGCTTCCGCTGCAGACTTATGATTCTTTTGCCCGCGATATTGGGATTGTCAAAAGCTATGGTGTCGGGAAGGTGGGAGCGTTCCCCTTGCAGGTTTACGAAGGGACGAAACTTGCCGAAGATATCGGGCAATATGGCCTTACCCTGAAAGAGGACGCCTTCGGTATTCCCGAAGTTGTTGACAATCCTTCGCACGATTTCGAGAAGATGCGGAGGCTTGCGGAAACCATCTAG